One window from the genome of Bufo bufo chromosome 4, aBufBuf1.1, whole genome shotgun sequence encodes:
- the DSTN gene encoding destrin encodes MASGVQVDNSVILLFQEMKLKKSGKKAVLFGFSSDEKYIIVQEGKEISSDDSANFFPRLKALFPENKCCYALLDIHYITGESKKQDLIFVMWAPEDAPIKEKLLFASSKPYLRQAFSGVNKQWELHCQDDLTIDQLAQKLTSGKIKSLEGHLL; translated from the exons GCATCGGGTGTCCAAGTTGATAACTCAGTCATCTTGTTATTCCAAGAAATGAAGCTCAAGAAATCTGGGAAGAAAGCTGTTTTATTTGGCTTCAGTAGTGATGAAAAATACATCATTGTGCAAGAGGGGAAAGAAATTTCATCAGATGACTCTGCTAATTTTTTTCCACGTTTGAAAGCATTATTCCCTGAAAACAAATGTTGCTATGCCCTGCTGGATATTCACTATATTACTGGAGAATCAAAAAAACAAGACCTGATTTTTGTTATGTG GGCTCCTGAGGATGCACCGATCAAAGAAAAGCTACTGTTTGCAAGCTCAAAACCATACTTAAGACAAGCATTTTCAG GAGTCAACAAACAGTGGGAGCTTCATTGTCAGGATGACCTCACCATTGATCAGCTGGCGCAGAAACTCACAAGTGGCAAAATAAAATCTTTAGAGGGACATCTTTTATAG